TTTCTGTACTTTAACCAGAAGTTGAGCAAGACATAAATAAATTGCATTTTTTACAATCTATACAAGACTTACCATGCGCCTTTAAAGATTTGTGCAAGAATCACCAACTGTTGTTGGTTTGTCTTTTTACAGGTGGTGTGAATGTGTGATCATGGGAGAAGACTAGCAGAAGACTCATCTCCTTGTTCTTCATCCAACCCTGACTCTCCTGATGGAACTCCTGAAACTGTTCTTGTTTCCTCCGGGACAAATCTCACCCATCGTTTCTCCTTCACAAGTGTTAAGAGCGGGTACAGGCAGAACCCGAGAATGATAATCACGCCACTGATAAGAAATGTCCTCGGGGCGGCCAAAACCATCACAAGAATGACAAGCAAAGAAGGAGGCAGGCATAGCATGAAAACTCCAAATGTGTTCAAGGGAACTCTATAAGGTCGGTTGAGATCCGGTTTCTTAATCCTTAGTTTGACAAAGGCTGCGAACTCCAAAAGCATTCCTAACGCGTACAAGAAATTCAGAAACTCAATGATCTCTTGGAAGCTCATCCACGACAGGAATATGACTCCTGTAGCTGAGCACAGTATACTGATCGTTGGTGTCCCATACTTTGACCTGCAACAACACACAAAGCATGTTAAAACCGAGTTATCCACGAGCATCGttcataacccaaaaaaaaacacttttggaGACTTAAGTGACTAACCTTTGAGCAAAAAATGCAGGGAGCATCCCAATCTCACTCATACCGAGAAGCTGAAACGCATCACTACTCATCTCGGCTTCAAACAAACCAAGATTAGACATTGCAGCAGCAGCTTGGATCCATCCCTTGAGCCAAACACCACCAATAAGCATTCCAACCTCAGCAAAATACCCATCACTCCACTCTTCAGAAGAGGAGGTTAAAGCTCCAGTCCCTGCCATGAGGGGAATCAAATATGACCCCATGACTAACAAAACCGCTCCAAACAAAGCCTTTGGAAACGTCTTCCCAGGACTGTCAACTTCTCCTGCAAGAGTACTAGCTTTGTCCCAATAGTTCAGATTCCAAAACATGGTATTAAAGTACCCTCTCCAGTTAATCTTCCTAGTATCCACAACCAGCCAACGCTTAGGCCTGATTCGAGGAATAGCAAGCAAAGCCATTACAACGAAAGGACAGAGCGAAAAAATCGCTAGCACAACAGCTGATATTCCAACAATATGCAATCCTCTATAGTTCAAATAAGTCAGTGAAAACGTAATGATTAACAGAGCAGGAACACGAGCAGCTACATGATTCAAAACCGGAAACGAATGTTTCAGGTAATCAAGAAACAGTACAGGGTACAGAGCATTATCCATAACTCCACTGAACCATTTCCAAAACCCTTCTTGGAATCCCCAAAACGGACCAAACGCTGAAGAGATCCAAACAACGTAGCCACCATTCTCAGGGAAGCTTGTGGCAAGCTCTGCTGTAACCAGAGCTTCGGGTATACTCCAAATCAGAGGAAAaatcaagaaccctaaaagGGATAAGAGAGGACCACCACCTGATTTCACAGAGTCCTCCACACCAAAAGGTCCACCAGAAACTTCATAGAAAATCAGAAAGACTAGAGGCAATAGTGTCAGCTTCGGACTTGGTTTAGTCTCAGAGCTGGTTTCATCGTTTACTATTATCTCTTCACCCATCAATCAAATACCACcgatacagagagagagacagagagacagaGCTCGCGGTGATTGCtatggaaaacaaacaaaaagataacTCTTTAGTCGAGATTTTGGATGGTTTCAATATAAAAATCAATCCTTTGCTtaagaaaacatcaaaaaattaaagctttaaaaaaaaaaactctgttcaGAACTCAGA
The Camelina sativa cultivar DH55 chromosome 15, Cs, whole genome shotgun sequence DNA segment above includes these coding regions:
- the LOC104746350 gene encoding probable polyamine transporter At3g19553 yields the protein MGEEIIVNDETSSETKPSPKLTLLPLVFLIFYEVSGGPFGVEDSVKSGGGPLLSLLGFLIFPLIWSIPEALVTAELATSFPENGGYVVWISSAFGPFWGFQEGFWKWFSGVMDNALYPVLFLDYLKHSFPVLNHVAARVPALLIITFSLTYLNYRGLHIVGISAVVLAIFSLCPFVVMALLAIPRIRPKRWLVVDTRKINWRGYFNTMFWNLNYWDKASTLAGEVDSPGKTFPKALFGAVLLVMGSYLIPLMAGTGALTSSSEEWSDGYFAEVGMLIGGVWLKGWIQAAAAMSNLGLFEAEMSSDAFQLLGMSEIGMLPAFFAQRSKYGTPTISILCSATGVIFLSWMSFQEIIEFLNFLYALGMLLEFAAFVKLRIKKPDLNRPYRVPLNTFGVFMLCLPPSLLVILVMVLAAPRTFLISGVIIILGFCLYPLLTLVKEKRWVRFVPEETRTVSGVPSGESGLDEEQGDESSASLLP